A genomic stretch from Rhodomicrobium vannielii ATCC 17100 includes:
- a CDS encoding phasin family protein — protein MTNTPNFGELPDSVRSILKTSIEQAQKAFDTFAASSEKLLQGVDTSSVPAADGLKQLNEKIAAFTRQNADANFSLALKLTDAKHLSEIVELQNAHLRDQMETFSHQLEELREITVKTVKEGSRAATQTVQNAANSVPSNPFYSGN, from the coding sequence ATGACCAATACACCCAATTTCGGCGAACTTCCCGATTCCGTACGCAGCATCCTCAAGACGAGCATCGAGCAGGCGCAGAAGGCTTTCGATACGTTCGCAGCGTCGAGCGAAAAGCTTCTCCAGGGCGTGGACACGTCTTCCGTTCCCGCCGCCGATGGCCTGAAGCAGCTTAACGAAAAGATCGCGGCCTTCACGCGTCAAAATGCAGATGCGAATTTCAGCCTCGCGCTCAAGCTGACCGATGCGAAGCATCTCAGCGAGATCGTGGAACTGCAAAACGCTCACCTGCGCGACCAGATGGAAACCTTCAGCCACCAGTTGGAAGAGCTTCGCGAGATCACCGTCAAGACGGTAAAGGAAGGCTCCCGCGCGGCTACGCAAACCGTACAGAACGCCGCCAATTCGGTTCCGTCGAACCCCTTCTACAGCGGAAACTGA
- the rpmB gene encoding 50S ribosomal protein L28, which translates to MSRQCELTGKGGLVGHLVSHSNIKTKRRYLPNLCNVTLISDSLGRGVRLRISANALRSVEHRGGLDAFLLKARDEELSLKARRLKKEVSKARAAAATAETAA; encoded by the coding sequence ATGTCGCGCCAGTGCGAACTCACAGGCAAGGGTGGCCTCGTCGGTCATCTCGTTAGCCACTCCAATATCAAGACGAAGCGGCGCTACCTGCCGAACCTTTGCAATGTCACGCTGATCAGCGATTCGCTCGGTCGCGGTGTGCGTCTGCGCATCAGCGCGAATGCCCTGCGCTCGGTCGAGCATCGCGGCGGCCTCGACGCTTTCCTGCTCAAGGCTCGCGACGAAGAACTTTCGCTGAAGGCTCGCCGCCTGAAGAAGGAAGTCTCGAAGGCGCGCGCCGCTGCTGCTACGGCCGAAACTGCCGCCTAA